Part of the Enterobacter pseudoroggenkampii genome, TCCAGCTTTCAAAATCACGTTCTTTAACTGCCTCAATTGTCACGATCGTACTGTTCATATTGCCTCTTCTCTCACCCGTTTATTCGTTTCAGGAAGAGTGTATTCGCTGAATGGCACGTTTTGCCCCGCCAATTCTCGCCATCAAAGCAGACCAATTTTTCATCCTGCTGCATGCAGTATTGCTTTAGAATCAAGAGACACAGAGGAAAAGTGGACAACGTAATGTTTAAGCACGCGCAGCTTGAAACGGTTAAGGCATGGATTATCGACCCCGCTAACGGATCGCTACCGCTTCATGAAAGGATCCAGAGAGCAATACGGACGCTGATACTGGAAGGGGTATTATCTCACGGTAAGGCCCTTCCTGCTTCACGCGCTCTGGCGGCTTCTCTCAGCGTTTCCCGGGATACCATAGAAGTGGCCTACTCCAGCCTGCATGCCGAAGGTTTTATTGAGAGACAAACAGGCAGAGGGAGCTTCGTCTCTTCCAGCGCGCGCTTTTTAAAACCCCGTCCTCGACAGCATCAGCCAACCGCTGAGATACGAAAAGCAAAACTCAGCGTCCGAGGTAAGATCGTTTATGAAAGCGGCGGGATCCGCGAATTTTCCTCCCCTCGTCCCCTTGCGCCCGGCATTCCAGAAACCCGCATGTTTCCCATTTCAACCTGGGAGCGTCTTCAGCGACAGGTCCTGAAGGAGTTTCAGCATCAGGCATTAGAGCAAAGTCCACCACAGGGTATAGAGCACCTGCGACGGGCCATTGCGGAATATGTCAACCTTGAGCGCGGGACGCGTGCGAGGGCAGAACAGATCATCGTTCTGACAAGTTCTCAACAGGCGCTTGCGCTCTGTTCCCACGTGCTGATGGATGCCGGAGACGGCATTGTCATTGAAGATCCCTCCTATCAAGGGGCACACAAAGCGTTCAACGCCGCAGGACTTCGCTGCATTCCGGTTCCTCTTGATGAAAAAGGCATCTCGGTTGACGGTCTTAATTCTCTGACCGAGCCAGCCAGGGCGATATACCTTACGCCTTCTCATCAGTACCCTACCGGGGTGACGCTCTCTCTTGACCGACGACTGTCAGTTGTCAAATGGGCAAACCGTTACGGGGCCTGGATCATTGAGGATGACTATGACAGTGAGTTTCACTACGAAGGTAAGCCTATGGCCAGTCTTCAGGGGCTTGATACGTACAACCGGACAATTTATATCGGCACGTTCACCAAGTCTCTGTTCCCTGGGCTGCGTATTGCCTACATGATCGTTCCCTCAGAATTGACAGAGCCCTTTACCATGGCGAGGACATTGATGGATGGTCACACCGCCTCAATAACCCAGCTGACGCTGGCTAAATTTCTGGAGGGAGGCCATTTTGGTGCCTATGTTCGTAAGATGCGGGGAATTTATGTTGCTCGTCGCGACACGCTGGCAAGCCTGATGGATGCGTATCTTTCTGAGTATGTTGCCTCTGAAACGCCTGCGGGGGGAATGCAAATGCCTTGTCACCTCAAGCACGGAATATCCGAGAAAGAGATAGCCACCGCCGCCCGCCGTGCGGGTGTTGATATACTTGGGCTTACCGATTTATATGCAGGTCCCCCCGCGTCCACCGGTTTTTTGATGGGATTTGCTGCTTACACGGAAAGGGAAATAGAAGACGCTGTAAAAAAACTGGCCGCCATTTTCCGTCATGTTTGATGCAGTCGACCGCTCAGCGGCGAATACTCATTCCGGGCGAGCAAGGCTATATACGGGGATCCGTCGGCTGGTCTTTGTCAGCGTATCAAAGACTTCGGTCTCCGACGTCACAATTCTCACGCCCATTTTCCTTAACCTCTGTACATCCGCCGCAATGCGCTGAATGCCAAACCAGAAAAGCCCGTCAAGTGCCGTCACAGACAGGCCGTTTTCCAGCGCCAGCTTGAGACGTTCCTTTGGGGCTTTGACCTGCTGGGCAATTTGCCTGTAAGGCACTTCATTACATCCTGTCGCGTCACTGCGCTGGATCCGCGTTTTCAGCTGATAGGTAAACTCGTCAGGTATTCCATCGAGATCCCTTTTCAGGCTATAGACGCAGCCAAAGCGCTTGCCGTTAAACAGAACATTTTTCTGACTGAGCTGAAGCTCTTTTCTGACAACGTCTATTAACTGGGGCGCACGGGTGAGAAGTAGCCTGAAGGGCAGCTCGAAGCTGGTGACGTAATCCACATTAAGCAACGCGAGACGCAACCGCTCCTCTGCCCCGGACTTTTGCTCACGACACTCTTCCATCACCTCCGCCCACTGGCGCGTCAGGCGCTCCGGCTCGGCGGCTTCGGTAAGGAGATATTTTTCAATCTGATAATCAACTCTTCCGGTCATCGTGTGGTATCCCGTCGCTGTGGATGCGGTAATTCTATACAGTACGGTGATATTTATAAAGGACTGAACCGCAGCGACATCCTGAAAATGTCGTTGCGATTCAGTATCCTGACGTTTCGAATCAGTGCGCCATAATCCAGCCCATCAGCAGCGTGGCGAAAATCACCGTCGACGCGCCGCCGATGCGGGTGGCGATCTGCGCGAACGGCATGAGCGACATCCGGTTAGACGCGGACAAAATGGCCACGTCCCCCGTTCCGCCCAGCCCGCTGTGGCAGCAGGTTACAATAGCCGCTTCCACAGGATACATATTCAGACGCGACGCGATAAAGTAGCCGCTCAACGCCATTGCAATCACAACCGAACCGCATACCACCACGTATCCTACCGAGAACACCGACACCACGCTCTCAAGCGGCACGTATAACATCCCAAGGCCGATCATCAGCGGCCAGACCAGCGCAGCCGAGACGAATTTATAGCAACTGTGCGCGCCCTGCTCCATTGAGGCCGGGATCACCCTGAAGTATTTACACAGAACAGCAATCAGGATCATCAGCACCGGGCCGGGAATGTGGACCAGTTTTTCAAACAATCCGCCGACGATGAAAAACGCGCACACCATCAGTAACCCGCCGCCCATCAGATGAAAATCCGTCTGCTGCGTGCTTTGCGCTCCGGCAAACAGGCTGGCGTCGTCTTTACTCCGCGTGAGCATGCCATTTCCCGAAAGCGCAGGACGTTTCGCGCCGAGACGCGCCAGCGAGCCCGCACAAATAATGGCGAAGATATTCCCGACGACCGCAGCGGGTGCCAGCTGTGCAACGTAGACGTCCGGCGTCTGCCCCAGTATTGCCGAATAGGCCAGGGACAGCGGCAAAATGCCCTCGCCAATTCCGCCGCCAATGATGGGCACAATGATGAAGAAGAAGGTGTGGTAAGGCGTATAACCAAACAGTGAGCCCACAATGAGGCCGCTCAGCACGGCCATGCATGTTCCCGCCACCAGCGGAACAAACATGCGCATCATCCCCTGGATCAGCAGCACCCGGTTCATCCCCAGAATGCTGCCGACCACCAGGCAGGCAATCACGAAATAGAGCAGGTTCGCCTCTTTCATCAGCAGATGCACGGTATCAAGGGTATGTTTCCCGAATACGCCAAAATAGACCAGCACGGAGGGCACCATCAGGCACAGGATCGCCGGGCCGCCGATATCTTTCAGCACCGGGATTTGACGCCCTACTTTCGCAAACGCGAAACCGAGGGTCATGATCACCGCGAGGCCACCTATCATATTTTTCGGCAGCAGCCCTGCCCAGGCGGATGTCGCCACAATCGCGGCAATCCCGACGAACAGCATCAACGGGACCGTGCCCACCTCGGTATTGTTGAGCCCAAAGGCAAAACGCGAGGTAGACAGCTCAGAAGTCGGTACAGGATTATCTTTCATATAATCACCTGAAAATTGTGTTCGGATATACAGAGAAAGGAATAACTGAAACTATTCCTGATACGAAAAAATGTTCTTAAATATAAATAATGATTTAGATGGCCTTTTCTAAAAACAGGCTCAGGGTGAAATTATCACGGGCCTGCAGGGAGAAATGTGAACAATTCGGCTCTTTGCCTTTAAATAACTTAATTCAGCGTTAAGTAACTAAAGTTATTTATGGCAACTCATGTCGCATTCTTGCGTCTTATCAATTTTTAACGAAAGTATTACTTATCCAACTAATGCAATCTTTTTGAAATTAATAAAACCAGAGAGAGTGTGACACTTGTCACTCCTGCCCTGCTATCTAAGCGCTAGATTAGCGCTAGATTAGCGCTAGATTAGCGCTAGATTAGCGCTGCAATAAAACACATAAAATACCCTACAGGAAATACTATGCCTTCATTACTATTACAGTCACTGTTTCCGCTCGTCTTTATTATGTTACTTGGATGGCTAAGTGGAAAGCTGGGATATTCCCGGCGTGAAGATGCAAACGTCATGGCAACCGTGGTGATTCGTTTCGCCCTTCCTTTTCATCTTTTCATTGGTGCATTGCATACCGATCCCAATAAAATTAAAAACCTGACCTTTATGGCCGTCCTGGTTGTCGGTTTAATGGGGTCGTATTTACTGACGCTGTTTATTTCACGCTATGTTTTTCGCCACGATATCAAAACCAGCGCCATTCAGTCTCTGGTTTGCGCCTTTCCTGATATGGCCTACTTTGGCGCGCCGGTCCTGGCGGTATTGATTGGGCCGGAAGGATTTATCGGTGTGCTGATAGGTAACATTATCACCAGCGTTATCATGATCCCTCTGACTATCGTCCTGATTCGTATGGGTGATAAAAACGGTCATGATGGCCTGGAGGCGCTGCACCCGGGGGCGATGATCGTGCAAAACCTCATCAAAGCGGCTCGCAACCCTATCGTCTGGATCCCGGTCTCCGGCGTCTTGCTCAGTCTCGCCGGTGTGCAAATCCCTTCCATTCTCAGCATGC contains:
- a CDS encoding 2-hydroxycarboxylate transporter family protein; translation: MKDNPVPTSELSTSRFAFGLNNTEVGTVPLMLFVGIAAIVATSAWAGLLPKNMIGGLAVIMTLGFAFAKVGRQIPVLKDIGGPAILCLMVPSVLVYFGVFGKHTLDTVHLLMKEANLLYFVIACLVVGSILGMNRVLLIQGMMRMFVPLVAGTCMAVLSGLIVGSLFGYTPYHTFFFIIVPIIGGGIGEGILPLSLAYSAILGQTPDVYVAQLAPAAVVGNIFAIICAGSLARLGAKRPALSGNGMLTRSKDDASLFAGAQSTQQTDFHLMGGGLLMVCAFFIVGGLFEKLVHIPGPVLMILIAVLCKYFRVIPASMEQGAHSCYKFVSAALVWPLMIGLGMLYVPLESVVSVFSVGYVVVCGSVVIAMALSGYFIASRLNMYPVEAAIVTCCHSGLGGTGDVAILSASNRMSLMPFAQIATRIGGASTVIFATLLMGWIMAH
- a CDS encoding helix-turn-helix domain-containing protein yields the protein MTGRVDYQIEKYLLTEAAEPERLTRQWAEVMEECREQKSGAEERLRLALLNVDYVTSFELPFRLLLTRAPQLIDVVRKELQLSQKNVLFNGKRFGCVYSLKRDLDGIPDEFTYQLKTRIQRSDATGCNEVPYRQIAQQVKAPKERLKLALENGLSVTALDGLFWFGIQRIAADVQRLRKMGVRIVTSETEVFDTLTKTSRRIPVYSLARPE
- a CDS encoding PLP-dependent aminotransferase family protein, with product MFKHAQLETVKAWIIDPANGSLPLHERIQRAIRTLILEGVLSHGKALPASRALAASLSVSRDTIEVAYSSLHAEGFIERQTGRGSFVSSSARFLKPRPRQHQPTAEIRKAKLSVRGKIVYESGGIREFSSPRPLAPGIPETRMFPISTWERLQRQVLKEFQHQALEQSPPQGIEHLRRAIAEYVNLERGTRARAEQIIVLTSSQQALALCSHVLMDAGDGIVIEDPSYQGAHKAFNAAGLRCIPVPLDEKGISVDGLNSLTEPARAIYLTPSHQYPTGVTLSLDRRLSVVKWANRYGAWIIEDDYDSEFHYEGKPMASLQGLDTYNRTIYIGTFTKSLFPGLRIAYMIVPSELTEPFTMARTLMDGHTASITQLTLAKFLEGGHFGAYVRKMRGIYVARRDTLASLMDAYLSEYVASETPAGGMQMPCHLKHGISEKEIATAARRAGVDILGLTDLYAGPPASTGFLMGFAAYTEREIEDAVKKLAAIFRHV
- a CDS encoding AEC family transporter; the protein is MPSLLLQSLFPLVFIMLLGWLSGKLGYSRREDANVMATVVIRFALPFHLFIGALHTDPNKIKNLTFMAVLVVGLMGSYLLTLFISRYVFRHDIKTSAIQSLVCAFPDMAYFGAPVLAVLIGPEGFIGVLIGNIITSVIMIPLTIVLIRMGDKNGHDGLEALHPGAMIVQNLIKAARNPIVWIPVSGVLLSLAGVQIPSILSMPIEMVGKVSGGLSLFALGLLFYGERPKLNVQTFTNISIKNLIQPAMMAAAGIAFGLSHTLLQQVVIIGATPSAIAAGMFALRSDTYIDTASSSILIGTAVGVVTEGIMIYFIS